Genomic DNA from Paenibacillus sp. KS-LC4:
CTTTATTTGTTGCCGTGCATATAAAAGATATCTATCAAAAACTACTTCGTTTTCTCCGGCTCCTCGAACGTCATCCCTTTCAAGTCCACAGTCACTTTTGTCATCGAAAGCGGCTCATTTGGACGATCCTGGCTGTTGGTCGGCTGGTTGACGATTTGATCAACCGCATCCATGCCCTCGATAACTGCGCCGAAGGAAGCGTATTCGTTATCAAGCGTTGGCGCATCCGCTACCATAATGAAAAACTGCGAGCCTGCGGAGTTGGGATCACCCGTTCTGGCCATGGAGATTACGCCGCGTGTATGCAGCAAGTCGTTTTGAAAGCCATTTGATGTGAATTCTCCTGGAATGGAGTAGCCGGGGCCGCCAGCGCCTGTCCCGTCTGGGTCGCCGCCTTGAATCATGAACCCTTGAATTACACGGTGAAAAATCAACCCGTCATAATAGCCTTTTTGGACGAGGGATATAAAATTGTTAACCGTATTCGGGGCAATCTCCGGGTATAGCTCAACTTTAATGACGGTGTCATTGCTCATTTGAATCGTTACGAGCGGATGCTTGTCCGAATCAAGAAGTTTGGTCGCTTGGTCTGGTGACGGCTCGGCGGATGCAACTGGTGCAGAAGACTCGCTGGATGCGTTTGCCGCCGTTCCAGCGGCTCCTGAGCTGGAATTGCTGCCCGCATTGCTTCCTGCACCACAAGCGGATATAACAAGCATCATAGCTGCCAGAAGCAGCAGCGAAACCGTTTTTTTGGTGCTTTTCATTTTCAACATGTCAATGGTTCCTCCTAAAAATATGATTGAGACACAAATATGCTGCATTCTGCAATCGGATCGGGTTAAAAGCTAATCCAAGTGTACTATAGCTTAATTGGAAAATAAAGCGAAACAACAAGCACCTCCGCCAGCGTCCAAGGAACGCCATCGGAGGTGCTTGTTGTTAGTCATAAATTAACCTACTACGTTATAGGCCATAATCCAAATGGAGCCTGCAACGATGGTGAGCAAGATGACGAGACCGAATATGAGTGCCATCGTATTGTAACGCGGCTTTTCCTCGTCTCTTAAATGCATGAAGAATAACAATTGAACGACGAACTGCAAAGCGGCCATAATTAAAATGACGATTACCGTGAGCTGCTTGCTTAGCATACCGTTCATCACAATGACAATCGGGATAATGGTCAAAATAATCGACAATACAAACCCGATGACATAGGATTTCATGGAGCCATGTGATTCGTGAGACGGGGAATGCGAGTTGTGGTTATCCATGCTACATCACCCCCATCAGATAGACGACCGTAAGGACGAAAATCCATACGACGTCCAAAAAGTGCCAGTACAAGCTAATGATATTAACCTTGCGCTGTGTAACTGGCGTAATGCCGCGACGGTAAAGCTGAATCATCAGCGCCGTCATCCATACAATACCGACCGATACGTGAAGTCCGTGTGTACCGACGAGTGTGAAGAAGGCTGACCAGTAAGCGCTCGTGCCAATTGTTACGCCTTCGTGTACCAGCTCGATAAACTCGCTAACCTCCAAATAGATGAAGGCAAGACCGAGAACCGCAGTAACAGCGAGCCAGCCAATGAGGCCCTTCTTATTGCCCTTGTGCATTTGAAGCACAGCGATACCGCTTGTAAAGCTACTTGTGAGCAAGATGAATGTCTCGGCGATGACGCCAGGCATCTTGAACATCTCGGCGGCCGTAGGGCCGCCATCCGTGCTGAATCGAAGAACGACAAACGTTGCAAATAGCGTACCGAACAAAATAACGTCGGTAATCAGAAACATCCAGAAGCCGAATGTTTTGAGTGATTCATGTTCATGCTCATGGTGCTCGTCATGATGACCGTGGCCCCCATGGCCGTGCTTGTCATGACCGGTTACTGCTTGTGCCATTATTTTGTCCCTCCTAATGCGGCTTCCGTCCGCTCGATCTCATCTACAGGAATGTAGTAGTCGGTATCGTAGCTGAAGGAACGTGCCAGCATGCAGATGGCAACGCCGATTGCGCCAGGTATAATCATCCATTTCCAATCCCAGACGAACCCGAAGCCCATAACGAAGAAGGAAACGGATATCAAAAATGGAATGGCAGAGTTTTTCGGCATATGAATCGGTTCAAGAGGTGCAAGCGGCTTAGGCTTTCCGCCATTTGCCAGACGCTGCTTCTCTTCCCACCAAGCATCCTCGACTTCTACAACCGGAACTCTTGCAAAGTTATAAAGCGGTGCAGGAGATGGAATCGACCATTCCAGCGTACGGCCATCCCATGAATCGCCGGTTGGCTCTTTTTTGTAAAACTTAATGCTGTGTGCGATTTGCCATACTTGGAACAGGAACGCCAGACCCATAATGAACGCGCCGACAGTAGACACGACGTTAAGCGGCTGCCAGCCCATATCAAAGTTGTATTCATTGAAACGACGGGTCATACCCATCAGGCCAAGCGCGTACTGCGGCATGAAACAAACGTAGAAGCCGATGTTCCAAAGCCAGAATGCCCATTTTCCAAGGCCTTCATGCAGCTTGAAGCCAAACATCTTCGGCCACCAGTAGTAAAGTCCAGCGAAGTAACCGAATACCACGCCGCCAATCAGCACTTGGTGGAAGTGAGCAATCAAGAAATAACTGTTGTGGAACTGGAAGTCGGCAGGGGCAACGGAAAGCATAACCCCAGTCATACCGCCGACGACAAAGCAAGGAATAAACGCGATCGTCCAAAGCATTGGCGTTGGGAACGTCAGCTTGCCTCGGAACATCGTAAACAGCCAGTTAAATACTTTAACACCTGTAGGAATAGCAATCAGCATCGTCGTTACAGCGAAAAACGCATTGACGTTGGCGCCAGAGCCCATGGTGAAGAAGTGATGCGCCCATGTGAAAAACGAGAAGAAGCTGATCGACATGAGGGCGAATACCATGGATTTGTAGCCAAACAGCTTTTTCTTCGAGAAAGCCGAAACGACCTCAGAGAAAATACCGAATGCTGGCAAAATAACGATATAAACCTCGGGATGTCCCCACATCCAGATGAGGTTAATGTACATCATCGGATTACCGCCGCCATCGAGCGTAAAGAAGTGAGCGCCGAAGTAACGGTCAATAAACAGCAGGAACAGGGTAACGGTCAAGATTGGGAAAGCGAACATAATCGTAATACACGATGAAAGAACGGACCAGACAAACATCGGCATTTTCATCAGCTTCATGCCTGGTGCGCGCATTTTCAAAATCGTTACAACAAAGTTAATACCGGTGGCCAAGGAGCCGATACCGGAAATTTGAATGCCCCAAATATAGAAATCCTGTCCGAGACCTGGGCTTCCTGACAGCTCGGAGAGCGGTGGATAGGCCAGCCAGCCAGCATCTGGCGAACCGCCGATAACGAAGGAAACGTTAAACAGCATGGCGCCAAAGAAAAACATCCAGAAGCTGAGTGAGTTCAGGAACGGATAGGCGACGTCGCGCGCGCCAATTTGCAGCGGCACAACGATATTGAATAAGCCGAACATAAGCGGCATCGCCATAAACAAAATCATAATAACGCCGTGCGTTGTAAAGATCGCATTATAGTGGTCGGCGTGGAGGAACTCTACCTGCGGCACAGCGAGCTGAACCCGCATTAGCAGGGCATCGACGCCACCACGGAAAAGCATGAGAATCGACGCGATAATATACATAATCCCGATTCGTTTATGATCGACGGTGGTCAGCCATTCTGTCCATAGCCAGCGCCATTTTTTGAAATACGACAAGGTGAATACGACGGCAACGATGGACAAGCCGATGGAGACCTGTGCTCCAAGTATGAGCGGGTCGCCAGTGATGAAAAAGTCATTGAGCAAGAAATCAATTAAATTCTGAAACATGCGGCGTCTCCTTTCGTCTTGTGTTTAATGGGAATGCTCATTCGTTGAAGATTTTTGGTCATGATTCATATCCATGCCTTCCATATCCTTCATGTCCATATCACTCATATCCATACCTTCGTGATCCTTGCTTGAGTCTTCTGTTGTAGCTGCAGAGCCGCCGTGATGATGGGCAGAGCCGCCCTCGCCAATATATTGCATAACTACCTTCTGGAACAGTCCTTCAGGGAAGGAGGAGAATGATTGTACCGTCTCAACGCTTGGCTCAGTAAGCTTCTCGAAGCCTTCTTGCGTCAGAGCAGGAGCAGTTGTTTTCACCTCTTGAACCCATGCCTTATAGTCATCCTCGGAAGTTGCCTTCACATTAAAGGTCATTTGTGCAAAATGCTCTCCAGTGAAGTTGGCGCCCGAGCCATAATAATTGCCGATTTCATCTGCCTGCAAATAAAGCGTCATAGCCATGCCGGACATCGTATAAATTTGGCCGCCCAGCTGTGGAATCCAGAACGAATTCATCGCCGTATCAGAAGTTAGTCTGAACTGAATCGGTGTACCCTCTGGTATTTGAAGGTAGTTGACTGTAGATATGCCCTCTTCGGGATAAGTGAACAGCCATTTCCAATCCAGCGAGGTTACTTCAATCGTTATCGGTGCTTTAGCGGAAACAATAGGTTTAGATGGTTCCAGTTCATAAGAATACTTCACCGTCACGATCGCCAGAATAGCGATAATTACGATTGGAATGCTCCACCAAATAATTTCCAGCTTCGTGCTGTGATTCCAGTTTGGCTGGTAGGGAGCGTTGTTGCCCTTTTTGTCGCGATAGCGCCATACAATGAACCCGGTCAAGATCAGAACGGGCACGACAATAACTAGACAGAGGATCGTGGAAAAATAAATCAAATCCTTCTGGCTTTCGCCGATCGGCCCTTTTGGATCGAGCACCAGATACTGCTCGCCGCAGCCAGAGAGAAGAACGGCCATCAGCATGATGAGCAGGGGTGTCAATACACGAATATAACGTCTCAAATGGTTCAACTCCTTGGATATACTCTTAGCCTTAACATTAGCAGAAGTCGAGAAGAATAACTGCTGACTTAACAATTACGTCAACAATTCGTCTTTTTTTCGTAATAGAAAGTTCACTAGTTCGACAATTGTCATTCACTGGCTCTCAAAAAACGTTAATTTATCTAAAGTGAAGCGCTTGTCACCGTTCTTTGGCGGCATGTGCGGACTGAACTACATTAAAGTAGGTTGAAACAAATAAAAAGCCCCACTGTCAATTCGACGGTGAGACTTTAAATTTTACCTTCTCCAATTTGTGCTGCTTCAATACAGTTACTTGTGTTCTTCAGCCTGCGCCCGTCTTGCATGAACAAGGCCAATTGCAGTACCGATTGTGTAAATAAATACACTGCCGACCATAAATCCGAGCCCTACCATAAGCCATACGTTCTTATCACTGAAGTGGCTGAGATTTATTAAGCAAAGGACTACGCCTACAGAGAGAACGGTCCAAGCGATGATGGTCATTGCGGTTACCAAACGTTTCACACTAGCTGCGGTTGCTGATTTAACGTCGCTGATTGTTGCTGTTTTCGTTGTCATTATAAACACCCCGTTTACTTGTAAGTGCTTTCTTGAACTCATTATAACACACTTTATGCAATTTGTTCAAAGAAAATTCACGATTTGATCAAATTATCGACAAAATTAGGTGAAGTGACTTTACTTTTAGGTTTTTGTCTTACTCATGCTGCCACCAGCGCTTCAAGTCATGCCACCATGATTTTCGTTCTTCGGCAGCTTTGCTCTCTACTGTTCCCTGAACGGAGGGGTCGCCGGGATCGCCAGAGGCTTCGCCGCATACTTCATTAGGCTCAGTTCCTTTGACGAAATATTCGAGCTGTTTCCCCGAACAGGTGGCTTCGGCTACCCTGCCGCTGGCTGGATCAACGTAGACGCTGACGACATCTGCCGGTATCGGGAAAATTTTTGGCGGAACCGCTGATAGCGCCTGCTCGGTATAGGCTGCGAAAATCGGCGCTGCATGGTGCGCTTCGGCTACGGTCAGTTTGCGGCCTTTGTCAAAGCCTGTCCACACCGCCGTGGCCAGCTCTGGCGTATAGCCAACCAGCCAAGCATCATTAGCAGTCGTGCCCGTTTTGCCAGCCACGGGCCGCTTGATCATGGCTGCCACGCGATTTCCGGTGCCTCCGCTTTCGAAGACGCTTTCCATCAGGCTGGTCAGTACGAACGCATTTGCGGGATCAACAAGCTGCTCGGCCTGCTGCTTCGCTTCATATAAAGTATGTCCACTGCGATCCTCGATTCGAATGATGGCAATCGGCTCTACCCGCTTGCCTCCGTTCGCCAGTACAGCGAAAGCGGAAGCCATCTGGTAAGGGCTGACTGGGAAGGTGCCCAGAGCGAGTGAAGGCAGCGGGCTCATGGGGCTCGTAATACCCAGCTTGCGAGCCGTCTCAATGACTTTGTCTGCGCCAACCGTCATAAGGGTATCTACAGCGTAAATGTTGTCGGAGCTGGCAATCGCTTGCCGCATCGTAATAAAGTCGTTGGTGTACTTGTCATTGTAATTGCTAGGCTTATAAACTTTGCGTCCCTCATCATAAATGAAGGAAGTGGGCTCGCTCTTGAAGCGTGAAGCAGGCGTCAGCAGGCCGCTTTGAAGCGCAGTCAAGTAAACAATCGGCTTGAACGAAGAGCCGGGCTGGCGTGTATCGGCAAAAACACGATTAAATTGATTATTTTTGTAATCGCGTCCGCCAACCATGGCTTTAATATAGCCATTGCGCGGATCGAGCGAGATGAGCGCCGCCTGCTGCCCTTCGCTGCCCGACAATTCCTTGTCGATGGCGGTTTCGGCAGCATTTTGCGCCACAGGATCAAGGGTTGTATATATGGTAATGCCGCCCTCGTTCAGCAGTTGTTCGTTAATGCCAAGCTTGTCCACGGCCAAATACTTCACATAGTCGCGAAAATATGGCGCGAATCCACTTTGATTGCCGGCTCCAAGAGGCTGAAATTGCAGCAGCTCTTTATAGGCTTTATCCGCCTCCGCCTTGGAAATCATGCCATCCTCCGCCATAATGGACAAAATGGTAAGCTGCCTGTCCTTGGCGTTTTTCATATCCATGTATGGGGAATAGTATTTGGGACCCTTCGGAATGCCTGCCAGCATGGCGCTTTCGGCGAGCGTCAAATCCGATGCCTTCTTATTAAAATAGAGCGAAGCTGCCGCCTCGATGCCGTAAGCGCCGTGACCGTAATAAATTTGGTTCAAATAAAGGCTCAAAATTTCATCCTTGGAATAGTGCATCTCTAGCTGCATGGTGTAGATCGCTTCCTTGAATTTACGCTGCCACGTTTTCTCATGCGTCAAATACAAATTGCGGGCGAGCTGTTGTGTCAGCGTGCTAGCTCCTTGCTTGGCTGATAGCGAAACGGTATTTGCTACAATGGCGCGCCCCAATCCTTTAATGTCGAAGCCAGGGTGGCTGTAGAAGCGCCTGTCTTCAATAGCGATGGTCGCCTTCACCAGGTTGGGAGCAATTTGATCGAGCGGAACCGAGCGGCGATTTTCGCCAGTGTGGAAGGTATCAATAACCTGACCGTGCAGGTCGAGCATTTGAGAGGTTTGGCTAATGGATGCTGCGGGCAGCGACTGCATGCTTAAATACAGCAGAGCGCCGACGAGGCTGGCGGTCAGCAGCAGAAACAGTGCGGCAATTCGCCCCGCCCATTTTTTAAATCGACGAAAGGCCGTAGGCTGCTGAACCATGCCAGGCGTTTGCTGCCGAGATGCTTGCTGTGCGGGTGCTTGGGTTGGTTGTGGGCGCCTATGCCCGTTCAGGCTTGGCCGCTTGTGGAGTCTAGGGAAAAACCGCTCAGAAAACGCGGAAAGCTTGCGGCTTAAGGACGGCTTGGCGGGCTTGATTTTGTGCTTGTTCATGGAGCGTGCTCCCTTCGGATGAACGATCATTCCTCTTTAGTATGGAAAAAGCAGGGAGGCTATATTCATCCTATGTTAGCGGAGTGTTAATTTTTTGGACGGATATGGTGTAAAAGGTTGCTTTTTGACCTCGTTCTACTATAATACAGATTGAACCATTGACGGAAAGAAGGGATATCACGCTATGGAATTGTGGTACACGGAGAAACAAACGGACAGCTTCGGCATTACGGCGAAGATTACAGAAACTTATGTGACGGAACAAACGGACTTTCAAAAGCTCGATATGATTGAGACGGAAGAATTCGGAACGATGCTCGTATTGGATGGCATGGTTATGACAACAGTTAAGGATGAGTTCGTTTACCACGAGATGGTAGCGCACCCGATCCTGTTCACGCACCCGAACCCTGAGCAAGTGCTCGTTGTGGGCGGCGGCGACGGCGGCGTTATTCGCGAAATCATGAAGCACCCTAAGGTGAAAAAGGCAGTTCTCGTTGATATCGACGGTAAAGTTATCGAATATTCGAAAAAATATTTGCCGACCATTGCTGGTGAGCTGGACAACCCGCGCGTAGAAGTTATCGTGAATGATGGCTTCATGCATATCCACGATCACAAAAACACGTATGATGTCATTATGGTTGACTCCACAGAGCCAGTTGGCCCTGCAGCCAACCTGTTCACACGCGGCTTCTATCAAGGCATTTACGAAGCGCTGAAGGAAGATGGCATTTTCGTTGCACAAACAGACAACCCTTGGTTTAAGGCTGACCTGATCCAAAGCGTCAACAAGGATGTGAAAGAAGTGTTCCCAATCGTGCGCGTGTACGGTGCGAACATTCCTACGTATCCGAGCGGCCTATGGACATTTACGTTGGGCAGCAAAAAGTACGATCCGCTTGAGGTTGAAGAAGCCTCGATCGCTGAGATCGATACGAAATATTATTCTCCGCGCCTTCACAAAGCGGCATTCGTGCTGCCTAAATTTGTGGAAGACCTGATTAAATAAGCAAACGCACAGAAAGCGAGGACAAGCCCTCATGAAACTCGATCAAAAATATTCCGGCAACGTCTTCATCCTGAGCTCTGAGGATTATGCGGCTTCCAAAGCGGTAATCTACGGCATGCCGATGGATTTCACCGTCAGCTTCCGCCCAGGCTCTCGCTTCGGCCCTCCGCGCATTCGCGAGGTGTCGATTGGTCTGGAAGAATACAGCCCGTATCTCGACCGCAGCCTGGAGGAGATTGAATACTTCGACGCAGGCGATCTGCTGCTGCCATTCGGCAACGCGGCACGCAGCCTTGAAATTATCGGCGAATTTGTTCGCGGCGTTCTGAACGATGGCAAAATGCCAGTTGGAATGGGCGGCGAGCATCTCGTGTCGTGGCCGATTTTCCAAGAGGTGTATGCGAAATATCCGGATCTTGCGATCATTCATTTTGATGCGCATGCGGATCTGCGTGAAAGCTATGAAGGCGAGCCTTTGTCGCACTCCACGCCGCTGCGCAAAGCAGCAGGTCTGCTTGGCGGCAAAAACATTTACCAATTCGGTATTCGTTCGGGCTCCCGCGAGGAGTTCCAATATGCCCGCGAGAACATCAATTTCCACCCGTTCGAGGTGCTGGAGCCTTTGAAAAAAGTGCTTCCGGAGCTGGCAGGACGTCCGGTTTACTTGACGATCGACATTGATGTGCTTGACCCTTCGGCAGCGCCGGGCACGGGCACAGCAGAGGCTGGCGGCATTACATCGAAGGAGCTGATTGAAGCGGTTCACGCTATCGCAGCTTCCGGTGTAAACGTTGTTGGCTGCGACCTTGTTGAGGTAGCGCCTGCTTATGACCCGACGGAGCAAACGCAAATCGTTGCGGCGAAGGTCATTCGCGAAATGCTGCTTGGTTTTATTAAGTAGCACTTCAATATAAGCAGCATTTGAAATCAGAAAGAAGCTTGCTCTGGCATAGATGGCCGAGGCAAGCTTCTTTTTCATGTGAGCTCAGGTTGTCTACTTCTGAAAATAAGGATTTTTGCGATTTTACCGCTTCGCTGTCAGCTTCTCCCCGCTCGGTAGTTCATTGTTGGCGATCATTTCGCCGAACGGGCTGATGAAGGAAGGGTGGCTTTCGCCATTCCTATGGTTTAAGGGCAGCCTCGGAAAGAGCAGCTCGGCTGTTCGGTAAGCTTCCTCCAGATGCGGATAGCCTGACAAAATAAACGTTTCAATGCCCAGCTCCGCGTATTCCTTCATACGTGCAGCAACGCTGTCCGGGCTTCCGACCAGCGCCGTACCTGCACCGCCGCGAACAAGTCCGATGCCGGCCCACAGATTAGGGCTGATTTCCAGCTTGGAGCGGTCGCCAGCGTGAAGCTGAGCCATTCTTTTCTGGCCCTCGGAATCCA
This window encodes:
- a CDS encoding peptidylprolyl isomerase, with product MLKMKSTKKTVSLLLLAAMMLVISACGAGSNAGSNSSSGAAGTAANASSESSAPVASAEPSPDQATKLLDSDKHPLVTIQMSNDTVIKVELYPEIAPNTVNNFISLVQKGYYDGLIFHRVIQGFMIQGGDPDGTGAGGPGYSIPGEFTSNGFQNDLLHTRGVISMARTGDPNSAGSQFFIMVADAPTLDNEYASFGAVIEGMDAVDQIVNQPTNSQDRPNEPLSMTKVTVDLKGMTFEEPEKTK
- the speE gene encoding polyamine aminopropyltransferase, with product MELWYTEKQTDSFGITAKITETYVTEQTDFQKLDMIETEEFGTMLVLDGMVMTTVKDEFVYHEMVAHPILFTHPNPEQVLVVGGGDGGVIREIMKHPKVKKAVLVDIDGKVIEYSKKYLPTIAGELDNPRVEVIVNDGFMHIHDHKNTYDVIMVDSTEPVGPAANLFTRGFYQGIYEALKEDGIFVAQTDNPWFKADLIQSVNKDVKEVFPIVRVYGANIPTYPSGLWTFTLGSKKYDPLEVEEASIAEIDTKYYSPRLHKAAFVLPKFVEDLIK
- the speB gene encoding agmatinase: MKLDQKYSGNVFILSSEDYAASKAVIYGMPMDFTVSFRPGSRFGPPRIREVSIGLEEYSPYLDRSLEEIEYFDAGDLLLPFGNAARSLEIIGEFVRGVLNDGKMPVGMGGEHLVSWPIFQEVYAKYPDLAIIHFDAHADLRESYEGEPLSHSTPLRKAAGLLGGKNIYQFGIRSGSREEFQYARENINFHPFEVLEPLKKVLPELAGRPVYLTIDIDVLDPSAAPGTGTAEAGGITSKELIEAVHAIAASGVNVVGCDLVEVAPAYDPTEQTQIVAAKVIREMLLGFIK
- the cyoD gene encoding cytochrome o ubiquinol oxidase subunit IV; the encoded protein is MDNHNSHSPSHESHGSMKSYVIGFVLSIILTIIPIVIVMNGMLSKQLTVIVILIMAALQFVVQLLFFMHLRDEEKPRYNTMALIFGLVILLTIVAGSIWIMAYNVVG
- a CDS encoding PBP1A family penicillin-binding protein — its product is MNKHKIKPAKPSLSRKLSAFSERFFPRLHKRPSLNGHRRPQPTQAPAQQASRQQTPGMVQQPTAFRRFKKWAGRIAALFLLLTASLVGALLYLSMQSLPAASISQTSQMLDLHGQVIDTFHTGENRRSVPLDQIAPNLVKATIAIEDRRFYSHPGFDIKGLGRAIVANTVSLSAKQGASTLTQQLARNLYLTHEKTWQRKFKEAIYTMQLEMHYSKDEILSLYLNQIYYGHGAYGIEAAASLYFNKKASDLTLAESAMLAGIPKGPKYYSPYMDMKNAKDRQLTILSIMAEDGMISKAEADKAYKELLQFQPLGAGNQSGFAPYFRDYVKYLAVDKLGINEQLLNEGGITIYTTLDPVAQNAAETAIDKELSGSEGQQAALISLDPRNGYIKAMVGGRDYKNNQFNRVFADTRQPGSSFKPIVYLTALQSGLLTPASRFKSEPTSFIYDEGRKVYKPSNYNDKYTNDFITMRQAIASSDNIYAVDTLMTVGADKVIETARKLGITSPMSPLPSLALGTFPVSPYQMASAFAVLANGGKRVEPIAIIRIEDRSGHTLYEAKQQAEQLVDPANAFVLTSLMESVFESGGTGNRVAAMIKRPVAGKTGTTANDAWLVGYTPELATAVWTGFDKGRKLTVAEAHHAAPIFAAYTEQALSAVPPKIFPIPADVVSVYVDPASGRVAEATCSGKQLEYFVKGTEPNEVCGEASGDPGDPSVQGTVESKAAEERKSWWHDLKRWWQHE
- the cyoA gene encoding ubiquinol oxidase subunit II — protein: MLMAVLLSGCGEQYLVLDPKGPIGESQKDLIYFSTILCLVIVVPVLILTGFIVWRYRDKKGNNAPYQPNWNHSTKLEIIWWSIPIVIIAILAIVTVKYSYELEPSKPIVSAKAPITIEVTSLDWKWLFTYPEEGISTVNYLQIPEGTPIQFRLTSDTAMNSFWIPQLGGQIYTMSGMAMTLYLQADEIGNYYGSGANFTGEHFAQMTFNVKATSEDDYKAWVQEVKTTAPALTQEGFEKLTEPSVETVQSFSSFPEGLFQKVVMQYIGEGGSAHHHGGSAATTEDSSKDHEGMDMSDMDMKDMEGMDMNHDQKSSTNEHSH
- the cyoC gene encoding cytochrome o ubiquinol oxidase subunit III: MAQAVTGHDKHGHGGHGHHDEHHEHEHESLKTFGFWMFLITDVILFGTLFATFVVLRFSTDGGPTAAEMFKMPGVIAETFILLTSSFTSGIAVLQMHKGNKKGLIGWLAVTAVLGLAFIYLEVSEFIELVHEGVTIGTSAYWSAFFTLVGTHGLHVSVGIVWMTALMIQLYRRGITPVTQRKVNIISLYWHFLDVVWIFVLTVVYLMGVM
- a CDS encoding cbb3-type cytochrome c oxidase subunit I, with protein sequence MFQNLIDFLLNDFFITGDPLILGAQVSIGLSIVAVVFTLSYFKKWRWLWTEWLTTVDHKRIGIMYIIASILMLFRGGVDALLMRVQLAVPQVEFLHADHYNAIFTTHGVIMILFMAMPLMFGLFNIVVPLQIGARDVAYPFLNSLSFWMFFFGAMLFNVSFVIGGSPDAGWLAYPPLSELSGSPGLGQDFYIWGIQISGIGSLATGINFVVTILKMRAPGMKLMKMPMFVWSVLSSCITIMFAFPILTVTLFLLFIDRYFGAHFFTLDGGGNPMMYINLIWMWGHPEVYIVILPAFGIFSEVVSAFSKKKLFGYKSMVFALMSISFFSFFTWAHHFFTMGSGANVNAFFAVTTMLIAIPTGVKVFNWLFTMFRGKLTFPTPMLWTIAFIPCFVVGGMTGVMLSVAPADFQFHNSYFLIAHFHQVLIGGVVFGYFAGLYYWWPKMFGFKLHEGLGKWAFWLWNIGFYVCFMPQYALGLMGMTRRFNEYNFDMGWQPLNVVSTVGAFIMGLAFLFQVWQIAHSIKFYKKEPTGDSWDGRTLEWSIPSPAPLYNFARVPVVEVEDAWWEEKQRLANGGKPKPLAPLEPIHMPKNSAIPFLISVSFFVMGFGFVWDWKWMIIPGAIGVAICMLARSFSYDTDYYIPVDEIERTEAALGGTK